The nucleotide window TATGGGGGGTCAAGGGTCAACATCGTTGAAGTCGAAGCAATAATAGAGGATTGCTTCCCAGTCTTGCACGTCGATCACCACAATCGCGCCACGTCTTGCCTCTCTCACGCATGATATGTGAGCGTGTTCGTCTCGCTGTGACACACACACCTTCTCCGTATCAAGAAAAACTCATGGAGATTGCCGTCTCCGCGGTGGCAAGCGAGCTAGCCGGCCGGCTCGTGTCTTTCCTCATCAGCAAGTACAGAGGCCAGGCACGCCCGAACAAGAAGGAGAACCTGGAGTCCCTCCGCCGGCTCCTCCTCAGAGTCCACACCATCGTCGAGGAGGCCGAGGGGCGATACATCACCAACTCACGGATGCTGCTGCAGCTCAAGGCGCTCACGGAAGCCATGTACCAGGGGTACGACGCCCTGGACACCCATGGCCCCCTGGAGCAGATCGGAGCACAACCGGAGGTGAGCGGCTCCTCACACTCCATGGATTTCAGAAGATTCAGTAGCACACCTGCCAGCCAAGAGGTGCAGACCGCGCTGAGAGCTCTGGAGACCGCCTCTGCGGAGATGGCCGAGTTCATCGCGCTCCTAGCAGGCTGCGAGCGCATGCTCCGCAGCCCGTACAGCTGCTACCTTCACATCGACAACTTCATGTTCGGGCGCCGGGTCGAGAGGCAGCGGGTCATCAACGTCTTGATGCAGGACGGCCAGCCGCCGCCCGGGGCTCCGACCGTGCTGCCCATCATCGGCGGCCGCAGGGTGGGCAAGAAGACGCTGGTGTGGAGCGTCTGCTCCGACGACCGGATCCGCTCTCGCTTCCCTTCCATCGTCCACGTCGACGGATGCGAGATTCAGAGCATCGACCGTGGCAGGTTTACCACTACTCCGGTGAGGACTTTGATCGTCGTCGAGTTCCGGTCGGACGTGGATGGCAGCGAATGGCGCGGGTTCCACTCGCTGCTCCGAGCTCTCACCGGCGCAGGGAGCAAGGTGGTGATCATAAGCCGGCTCGAGAGGCTAGCAAGGTTTGGAACCGTGAACCTCGTCCGGATCAACAGCTTCTCACGAGAGGAATACGGCTACCTTTTCAAGGTCCTCGCGTTCGGGAGCTCCGACCCGGCGGACCACCCGCGGCTGGCCCTGATAGGGAAGGAGCTGGCGGCGATGATGGAGGGGTCGCTCGTGCATCTGAACGTCTACTCAAGCATGCTGAGGAACAACCTGAATGTCCAGTTCTGGAGCCGCGTTCTGAAGCTGTACAGAACGGTCATGGAGGCGAACCTGTCCGTCTTCGGTGAGCATCCGAGAGCTCTTCTTGACAAAGGCAGCACCGTGGACATCACCAGgttttcgccgtcggcggcggcggctgcccCGCTTCGGTTCATGTTGCTGATCGGTGGAAGGGGCTCTTCCGGACCAGGACCAGGTGAGTTCCCCAGGATGACATTTGGAGATATAATATCAGGCTCTGTTGTTCTGCCCATGAAGTTTGAGCTGGTGTGGGAGTCACGGTTGCCCCCGTACACCGTTATTTCTGGCACCTGTGTCGCAGAGAAGCCTCAACACTCGGCTTCACCGAGGAAGAAACGCCGTACATAATGTATGTTTCTGACGGCCATTAATGTGTCAGGACATCTGCCTCGTGATGTGAAAATCAGGGGAGGTTAGTTAGAAAGAAAGAATCCTAGTTAGGATGTAATTGCGTGTAAATTTTTATATGTTTAGCATTATTGTTCTTCGAATAGAAGGAAATTCAGAAACATGAAGCTAAAATTTACATAAAGTCGTGGAGTGGAGTGCAAAATAAACTAAAAATTCTGTTCACTTCTCAGTCACTCGGGAGAGACAAAAGCCTCGGCTCAACTAAAACAATACCCAACTTTCAGCTTCTAATTGTCATGAGACGAAAATAAACTGTACAAACTAAACTACGACTCGCAGTGGTTGCCGCTCAAGATGATCGACGATCCGCACAGCCATTATTTCCATTTACACGCGACAAATCGGTCGATCCACAGCTCGACGGATCAATGATCGAGGACGTAGAACACTAGGTCCCCGAGGGACGTGTAGTCATCAAGGTACTCTCCAAAGTTAACGGCGCCACCGTATTGCCGGGTGGACGTCACGTCTCCCTGGTCGGGCCAAGCAGgagccgtcgccgtcgccgccgcggCGGTGCTGTGCTGGGCAGAGTTCCCGGGGGTGCGGCTGCTCAGCACCTCCTCCTGGTCGCCGCTCTCAGGCTTCATGCCCTGCAGGCCGGAACCCGTCGCGGCGTCTTCGTCGACCAGCTTGGCGTTCAAGGTCATCGTCGTCGTGGTCGTGCTGGgagcggcggcggtggagctgccGGGCGCGAAGCTGATGAGGTGGCAGCCGGCGTGCAGGCCTTCGGCGGCGCCGGTGAGGTGGAGCATGTGCGAcgccacggcggcggcggcggggtcccGGCAGGTGTGCACGCCGATGTAGGTGACCCTGAACATGCCCTCGTCGTCGTCGCAGCGCTGGACCTGCCGCTGCGCCGCGCACAGCTGGTCGTACTTGTGCGTGCACCGGAAGTAGGCCCTGCGGAAGAAACACGTTCACGCCCGGCGCTTGTCAGTTGACGGAGACCCGTCGACGTCGAGGGATTGATTGCAGGCATGGTTGGTAGGAGCACTGTTTGTCGTTCCACTTGGTGGTTTTTAGCGGTTTATtactagtagtgatgatcattGGCGGGCAGAGAAACGTACCTCGAGTGCTTGGAGTTGTGTATCTCCTTCTGCCCGTACTTGCGCCATGCCTGCCCGTCGTCCAAGCTCTTCACACTCTTCGTGACGACGGACGACTGCTGGGTCCTGCAACGCCAAATTACGAAAAGAAGTTTATTATAATCACATGACTGGACAAACATCCAGTTAATTAACGAGGGAGATTATGTCAAGAATAACATAACAAACAAATCAAAGAATCGTGAGCCCGAGCTTTCCTCACCTTCTCCGACAGGCCTTGCGGTttcctccggcggcggcggactTCCTCTTCCGGCCGCCGCTCGCACCATCGGTGACCTCGCTATGCACGTCCGAGGACCTCTCACTACCGCTGGTAGCAGCCGTGGCAGCGGCCGCAGCCTTGGCGGCGTGCATGGCCCGGGAGAAGGCGTGGAGGATCTGGTCCATGATGAGGCCGGCCTTGGGGGAGTCCCGGAGGAGGCCCTGCAGCTGCGTCGCGAACTCCCGCCCCTTGATCAGGCCATCCATCACCTGCGCCAACGGGGTCTCCATCTCCATGGACACGTACGGCGTTCCAAGCACGAGCACGTGGTACACCGGAACACTCTCCCGCTCTAGCACGACGCCGCCAGAGTAGCCAGCCAGTGATATGGGGCAGCGAGGCGAGGGCAGGGGGGAGCTCGAGGAAGGAAGGTTCGTGCTATATACTATCATGGCTGGTTGGCGACTACTTGTGCGCGCCGGTATCGTGTGATGCCGCTCTTCGCAGGTAGGTGAGGTGTAGGGGTGCTCGTGCGGGCCGTTACACTGATCGGTGGGTACCGCAGAGACGGGAGCACTTGAGCATCGTGCGCCGGGTTCAGCCGTCCGAAGCGTGCGTGACTGGCAAAATTGGACAATCGGTTCCTTGGTGTGGAGGGGTTGTCAAGGGGGAAGTATCCCGGAAGGAGCGACGCGTGACTAATTGcatgtcgtcagtgcgtgacgaGGGCCGCGTGATGCGGGTGGGGGAGTGCGTGCCGCGTCATTGCTGGAATTTTTGTAGTAGCTACATTTCGCCGCTGCCCGTCAGGTTTGGGATGGCCTTTGGGATAACATACATCGCTTACTGGCCTAAGATTCGATTTGGACTTCCCGTTCCAGGCCGTCGTGCTGTGCAGTGGAGACGTGTTACAGCACGTGTTGGGTGTATTGCGATGTATGTTGACCTCCTTGCTAGCAACCATTGCTGGAATTCATCCAGTATCAAGGATATTTCATTAACCTGCTGCTTGTTGCAGTTATGGAACACTCGAGCCCGAGTGTTCCATGTTGAGTGCTGACATGGTGATTTTTTCAGGTATAAACAAGCCACATGTAAACATCAAATATAGCCAAAGGAAATTACTGATAATATGACTACCAAGTAGTATTCGATTATTCAATTGTCTTTGATCCCGAGCACGAAACAGCAGTTGCAACCAGACATCGTGACATATACACATCTGATAACCATATGCTGTTGGTACGCGCAGTTAGTTTCCTTCCTAATGTTCCTAAGCGTGGACCCAGTTTGGTACTAGCAAGAATATGAACAACGTCAGCACTTCACACCGTGGTTTCTTCATTAGCCTTGGTCGCTGCTCTGCATCCTTAATGAAATAACCTGAAAAAAAAACAATTTTGTCTTAACCAATGCCTCTCTGACCAAACATTCTACTTCTGCTATGGATTCCAAGGATAAATCAAGGATGCTTTGAACTTGCACAAAATTCAATCAACTATTTGAGTCACAGACCTTAAGCATATGTGATCATTTGAAACAATTAAAATGGTCACAACGTCTGGCACTACCGGCAAATATATGCCTAAGGTATTAGACACAGAAATTCTGGCTCCTCAATATTATCGATAAGCATTTTAATATGCTTATTGTGTCATTGTCGAAGACAATGGACAAGTAATTGCATTTACAGAACCTCAAGAAATCACTGGGTTCATTCGCACTAGAATTTGAATCAAGGGAAATTAAGAGAGGCAAGATGGGTTACTATTTGGGGTATGTTCCGTTTGTGGATTTGTGCCCATTTTTTAGGTCATGTACAATTTTTTTGATAATAGCCCCACAAAAAATGTGCACATGCCGTTTGCCTACTTCAAATGCAACTTCACCAAAATTTTGGTAGGGTTGGCTTGGGCATGAATCAAACGCACCCTTGGTCATCTAAATACATGGGCATGTTCGATTCAAGGAATGCACTGGTCCTAGATAAGTTGGTAAGTTACTCCCCACCATCATTTAACATTATACTCCgccccaaaataagtgactcaactttgtactaattttatactaaagttagtataaagttaagtcacttattttgggacggagggagtattacaATTAGTGCTGCACCAGCTCATTTCGTCCCTCAAACCAAAGAAGATGGTGATTTCATTTCAAAG belongs to Triticum urartu cultivar G1812 chromosome 7, Tu2.1, whole genome shotgun sequence and includes:
- the LOC125517943 gene encoding uncharacterized protein LOC125517943; this translates as MICERVRLAVTHTPSPYQEKLMEIAVSAVASELAGRLVSFLISKYRGQARPNKKENLESLRRLLLRVHTIVEEAEGRYITNSRMLLQLKALTEAMYQGYDALDTHGPLEQIGAQPEVSGSSHSMDFRRFSSTPASQEVQTALRALETASAEMAEFIALLAGCERMLRSPYSCYLHIDNFMFGRRVERQRVINVLMQDGQPPPGAPTVLPIIGGRRVGKKTLVWSVCSDDRIRSRFPSIVHVDGCEIQSIDRGRFTTTPVRTLIVVEFRSDVDGSEWRGFHSLLRALTGAGSKVVIISRLERLARFGTVNLVRINSFSREEYGYLFKVLAFGSSDPADHPRLALIGKELAAMMEGSLVHLNVYSSMLRNNLNVQFWSRVLKLYRTVMEANLSVFGEHPRALLDKGSTVDITRFSPSAAAAAPLRFMLLIGGRGSSGPGPGEFPRMTFGDIISGSVVLPMKFELVWESRLPPYTVISGTCVAEKPQHSASPRKKRRT
- the LOC125517944 gene encoding transcription factor WRKY45-2-like; amino-acid sequence: MIVYSTNLPSSSSPLPSPRCPISLAGYSGGVVLERESVPVYHVLVLGTPYVSMEMETPLAQVMDGLIKGREFATQLQGLLRDSPKAGLIMDQILHAFSRAMHAAKAAAAATAATSGSERSSDVHSEVTDGASGGRKRKSAAAGGNRKACRRRTQQSSVVTKSVKSLDDGQAWRKYGQKEIHNSKHSRAYFRCTHKYDQLCAAQRQVQRCDDDEGMFRVTYIGVHTCRDPAAAAVASHMLHLTGAAEGLHAGCHLISFAPGSSTAAAPSTTTTTMTLNAKLVDEDAATGSGLQGMKPESGDQEEVLSSRTPGNSAQHSTAAAATATAPAWPDQGDVTSTRQYGGAVNFGEYLDDYTSLGDLVFYVLDH